The DNA segment CTAGCGCTTTGGGCGAACCGTACTGCCCGGCAAAAGCAACACCTTCGAAATCACGTGCCACATAAGCCGAGACAACCGCGCTGCCGGCCACCACATCTATCTCACCAGCGGAAAGCGCCTGGAGTGCCTCCCTGATAGTGGGATAGGCCGTCACAGCGCCTTCGCCGAGATCATAGTAGAGCGCCCAGTACGAAGGCGATCCCTGCCGGGCGCCGATCCTCTTGTTACTGAAAGCATAGGGCGAAACTATCTGCGCGACGTCGGCCGAAGGCGTAGCCTCAGCCGACGGAGTGGCCGCCTGGCTTTCCTCGGCGTCTGAAATCTCCTGCTCGGGCGCATCCTCGGAGCGAACAAAAAACGCTGGGCCGTCCATCATGTAAACGCCTGCGATGTTTACTTCGCCGGCAACCTCTTCGGTCAGAGGAACAGACATCACGACATCCACCTTGCCATCGGCCAATGCTGCGGCAGCCTCGGCGGGTGTCACCTGGATGGTGCGCAGCTCAAGTCCAAGCTTTGAGGCGATGGCGGACGCCACCTCGATGTCGATTCCGGCCTCAACGTCTGCATCCCGCCCCGCAAAAGGCGGATACTCCAAATCCACACCGACTCTCAGTACCCCGGCTTCGCCGATGAGTGGAGGGGCAATC comes from the Actinomycetota bacterium genome and includes:
- a CDS encoding amino acid ABC transporter substrate-binding protein; this encodes MRVRRKAVVALLLLGMLVLVVGCARQAEEPTIEPKIAPPLIGEAGVLRVGVDLEYPPFAGRDADVEAGIDIEVASAIASKLGLELRTIQVTPAEAAAALADGKVDVVMSVPLTEEVAGEVNIAGVYMMDGPAFFVRSEDAPEQEISDAEESQAATPSAEATPSADVAQIVSPYAFSNKRIGARQGSPSYWALYYDLGEGAVTAYPTIREALQALSAGEIDVVAGSAVVSAYVARDFEGVAFAGQYGSPKALGVAVSPENTDLAAEIRGVLDELTQGGVIEMIRSTWAGTLPRLVLP